The stretch of DNA GGGCTTGAAATTCCAGCACTTTCAAGGCCGCGTCGGGCGGGTGTTTCCCGCTGTCGCGCGGCCTTGATTGCCCTGGATTTTCAAGCGGATGGCTTCGGCGACAACGATGTCTCCACGCCGGCGTGGACTGGGACCCTGTTGTTGGTTCTGAAATTCCAGGACTCGACTTTCGGACCAATCAAAAAATTGGGGGTACCAACAATATTTTTCGTTTTGAGAAAGATGCCTTTTCCAGGTCTTGCCTTCTGGTCACTCCACCCGCGACACGCGGATTCAGGCGTTGGTTTGGCCGCTACTTGGCCCCGAAGAATCCCCGGAGCTTAGTGGCAATCCAGCCGCTGTTCTTGGCCTTTTCACGTTTTTCCAGGAATTGTGTGACTGTTGGCGCGTAGTTGGCGTCATCGGTGATGATGTGGTTCACCAGCCAACTGACGAGAAGGGCATGCAGTTCGTGGGCGATATTTTCTCCGTTTTTGTATCTGTCGTGGAATTCATCGATGCGCAGCGTGAAATTTGTGTGCACGGTTTTGTGCGCGATCAGAAATTCATATCCGGCCTCGTCCATCAATGATTCTTCAAAGGCGAAGTGCGACATGGTGTAGTCAACAAGTTCGCCGATGACGCGGCCAACCTCCGGATCCGGGCGCAGGGGATGAACGATCCGCAGGTCTTCAAGCTGGTTGATGTAGTTCATGATGCGCTTGTGCTGGCTGTCGATGACTTCAATGCCCGTATCGAATTTTTTCGTCCATTCGAGTTTTGCCATGGTGTCCCTCGGTGGCTGGGTTGTGCAAAATGATGACTGTTATCAGCAACGGATGTGCTAGCGACTAAAGAGGGGGGTGGGGCTTGTCAATGACCGGACGCGACCTTGCCCGGAACACTGGGTTCAACCCGCCGTGTCCGACATCGTCCGACGCCGATTTCGGCATGACCCTTTTTTGACCCACGTCAAAGAACTTTCGGAGCGCCCTGCCTAGAGAGGATTCACACGACAACAACAACTCTCTCATGGAGGTTCAACCATGTTTTGCAATCAGTGCGAACAGACGGCAAAGGGCAAGGGCTGCGACAAGGTGGGTGTGTGTGGCAAGAGTCCGGAAGTGGCCGCGCTTCAGGATCTGCTGACCCATTCCGTCAAGGGCCTGTCCCTGTATGCCCAGGCCGGGCGCAAGGTGGGCGTCGTCGATAGCGAGGTCAACCATTTCACCTGCGAGGCTATTTTTTCCTGCCTGACCAACGTCGATTTTGATCCGGATCGCTTTGTCGCCATGCTCGAACGCTGCGACGAATTGAAAGTCCGCCTCAAGGACAAGGTCAAGGCCGCCGGTGGTCAGGTCACGTTTGGCGAGGAGCCCGATACCGGTTTGCTGACCAAGCTGGCCCGGACCCTCCTTGGCGGCGGCCAGGTGGATTTCACCCAACACCCCGAGATTCCCTTTGCCACGGCCGGCAAGAGCCAGCTCGTGCCCATGGGCGAGCAGGTCGGTTTCGCGCCCAAACCCGATGCCAACGCTGATTTGGAGTCGTTGCGCCAGATCCTGACCTACGGTCTGCGCGGCGTGGCAGCCTATGCCGATCATGCCGCCATCCTTGGCCAGGAATCCGACGAGGTCTACGCCTTTGTCCACAAGGGCATGGCCGCCACCCTGGATCAGAGCCTGGGTTTGAATGAACTGGTCGGCCTGTGCCTGGAGTGCGGTCAGGCCAATCTCAAGGCCATGGAGCTTTTGGACGCGGCCAACACCGGGACCTACGGGCATCCGGTTCCCACCGAAGTTCCCTTGGGACCCAAGGCCGGCAAGGCCATCCTCGTGTCCGGCCATGACCTCAAGGATCTGGCCATGCTCCTGGAGCAGACCGCGGGCAAGGGCATCAATATCTACACCCACGGCGAGATGCTGCCCTGCCACGGCTATCCGGAGCTGAAGAAGCACGCGCATTTCCACGGCCATTACGGCACGGCCTGGCAGAACCAGCAGAAGGAATTCACCGAATTTCCCGGTGCCATCCTGATGACCACCAACTGCATCCAGAAGCCGGTGGAATCCTACAAGGGCAATATCTTCACCACTGGCTTGGTGGGCTGGCCCGGCGTGACCCACGTGGCGGACAAGAATTTCGCCCCGGTCATCGAAAAAGCCCTGTCCATGCCCGGCTTTGCCGCCGACGAGGACAAGGGGAGCGTCTTGACGGGCTTTGCCCGCAACGCGGTCCTGGGCGTGGCCGACAAGGTCATCGCGGCCGTCAAGAGCGGCGACATCCGCCATTTCTTCCTGGTGGCCGGTTGCGATGGCGCCAAGCCCGGCCGCAATTACTACACGGAATTCGTGGAAAAGGTCCCGACCGACTGCGTGGTTCTGACCCTGGCCTGCGGCAAGTTCCGTTTCTTCGACAAGAAGCTGGGCGATATCGGAGGGATTCCGCGCCTCTTGGACGTGGGCCAGTGCAACGACGCCTACTCGGCCATCCAGATCGCCGTGGCCCTGGCCGGAGCCTTTGAGTGCGGTGTCAACGATCTGCCGCTGTCCA from Deltaproteobacteria bacterium encodes:
- a CDS encoding bacteriohemerythrin, giving the protein MAKLEWTKKFDTGIEVIDSQHKRIMNYINQLEDLRIVHPLRPDPEVGRVIGELVDYTMSHFAFEESLMDEAGYEFLIAHKTVHTNFTLRIDEFHDRYKNGENIAHELHALLVSWLVNHIITDDANYAPTVTQFLEKREKAKNSGWIATKLRGFFGAK
- a CDS encoding hydroxylamine reductase; its protein translation is MFCNQCEQTAKGKGCDKVGVCGKSPEVAALQDLLTHSVKGLSLYAQAGRKVGVVDSEVNHFTCEAIFSCLTNVDFDPDRFVAMLERCDELKVRLKDKVKAAGGQVTFGEEPDTGLLTKLARTLLGGGQVDFTQHPEIPFATAGKSQLVPMGEQVGFAPKPDANADLESLRQILTYGLRGVAAYADHAAILGQESDEVYAFVHKGMAATLDQSLGLNELVGLCLECGQANLKAMELLDAANTGTYGHPVPTEVPLGPKAGKAILVSGHDLKDLAMLLEQTAGKGINIYTHGEMLPCHGYPELKKHAHFHGHYGTAWQNQQKEFTEFPGAILMTTNCIQKPVESYKGNIFTTGLVGWPGVTHVADKNFAPVIEKALSMPGFAADEDKGSVLTGFARNAVLGVADKVIAAVKSGDIRHFFLVAGCDGAKPGRNYYTEFVEKVPTDCVVLTLACGKFRFFDKKLGDIGGIPRLLDVGQCNDAYSAIQIAVALAGAFECGVNDLPLSMILSWYEQKAVAILLTLLHLGIKGIRLGPTLPAFITPNVLNVLVENFDIKPITTPDEDLKAILG